The Candidatus Binataceae bacterium genome includes a region encoding these proteins:
- a CDS encoding C39 family peptidase, protein MAGVLPGGAPIYTSIETFKDQRFHNLVPQGYDFSCGAAALSTVLKYEYGMNLTSENEVFRAMYAVGDKKAIRKRGFSLLDMATFLDTLGYHGLGYKLQPQALFDLKVPVIVLLNMAGYEHFVVMRKANPDYVYVADPALGNRIMPLESFLNDWVQQVVFAVVGPGYIPDNPLAVVERPLGTKEEARVLIPQLNPLTLQQMSILSVSTGISIGQGK, encoded by the coding sequence ATGGCGGGGGTTCTGCCCGGTGGTGCGCCAATTTACACGAGCATAGAGACCTTTAAAGACCAGCGCTTCCACAATCTCGTCCCACAAGGCTATGACTTCAGTTGCGGAGCGGCCGCGCTCTCGACCGTGCTGAAGTACGAATACGGCATGAACCTCACCTCGGAAAACGAGGTTTTCCGTGCGATGTATGCGGTCGGCGATAAGAAAGCTATCCGGAAGCGAGGCTTTTCGCTGCTGGATATGGCAACATTTCTCGACACTTTGGGCTACCACGGTTTGGGCTACAAGCTGCAGCCCCAAGCGCTCTTCGATCTCAAGGTGCCGGTGATAGTTCTGCTCAACATGGCTGGCTATGAGCACTTCGTCGTAATGCGCAAAGCGAACCCAGACTACGTTTACGTTGCCGATCCCGCCTTGGGCAACCGAATCATGCCTCTTGAATCTTTTTTGAATGATTGGGTGCAACAGGTCGTCTTTGCTGTTGTAGGGCCTGGCTATATTCCGGATAATCCTTTGGCAGTCGTGGAACGGCCGCTAGGAACCAAGGAGGAGGCGCGGGTGCTGATACCACAACTCAACCCGCTCACCTTGCAACAGATGTCGATACTCAGCGTGAGCACCGGTATCAGCATTGGCCAGGGCAAATGA
- a CDS encoding SBBP repeat-containing protein, with translation MQSVSAHKYAPTRIVGGVFLVVGVGLLLGASIASQPARNPIQPQRAVRPAIASAAPVSQHAAILSSYGKLPLGFEANNGQTDRSVRYLAHNGPVSVFLTRDGAIISISRQDTTPGRTKGSVDPRPGLRMLARDSRAVRTAAFKVSFEGSARRPTLAATDRLPGTTNYLIGNDRSKWHTGINSFGRVKYESVYPGIDLAFYGTNGRLEYDIDIAPGADPSAVKMKFDGADSLRLDRDGNLIASVGGERGVIGKPVAYQADGAERRPVKASYVLSDKSKVTVALGDYDHTKPLVIDPSILYSTFLGGTIAEVQAIAVDPTGNAYITGWTCCGSNFPLLGGVQKQLNGIDNAFVTKLNVTGALVYSTYLGGSQTDVATGIAFDTAGDTYISGYTDSANFPVTSGGGSLSGGFDAFLTSLNPAGNSIRYSMYLGGSGDDLGMGVAAEPGGTAYITGQTFSDDFPTTISNAYQTENPSNGVVSSGFLTRIDPPTTTGGSPTMSYSTYFGGPAPSANTPTGVTFLNGAAYGGVTGTVWVAGGGGGSAPVTIPQFGGILDAIVATFDTTKASSQSLIFSRFLGGSSIDVATGIATGSNCTVPCAATVGGYTFSADLPNSRSAFGGLEDGFIAKIDSRSGINSINYIGTTGFDDAFAVGMDSSGQQYIGGTTFRVSEASQTEPLQPTPAINGGLFTSTTNSQTFSIISDAGWKSTFGSVSPQALAIDNTIPTNQIPSGTIIYAGTNTMGLYRSTDLGKTFFSVTTFLSAQVSAIAIAKTFGHTGPQPVYVTANNQLYTSGDGGQSFGAISSLPAGSGLPANSYWVASDLTGGLISNPGSPSSNVLVWQGNKNGFYISTNQGATFAASTGIAGAGQRTQVFSGIEDVKHAILYIGTDKGIFVSTDSGFTFAPTNVNSDVILSMAIDTTTTPYTVYAGTFGDGVIASNDGFINNLRQTAVVPNSVFNYVAVDDASSNPAIVYAGVGDNQRMGTLWKSSNAAATFSRIDSASQPCCMFPLAVTNGKLFAGNYRESDGYFYILQSSGSFKFASSLGGGNYDEITGIGASSNGDTFLAGLTFSSDFPLLNPAQKKFGNTSTAPIVNGFATRLGFTSTGKVTAPTQTGFAGKIKLRTVSKPLTVTVQNTGTGPLVLGYLRVQGGDNFDFVIIPNVTTVKGLLPCAAGGTLAAKGKCGVELEFKPLSPGQRVSTLLLPSNASNGTQGDLLVGQGTS, from the coding sequence ATGCAATCCGTTTCCGCGCATAAGTATGCACCAACCCGCATCGTCGGCGGAGTATTCCTCGTTGTAGGAGTTGGGCTCCTTTTGGGAGCGTCAATAGCCTCGCAACCGGCACGAAATCCGATCCAACCGCAGCGCGCTGTGCGTCCCGCAATCGCATCCGCAGCGCCGGTAAGTCAGCATGCCGCGATACTCAGTTCGTACGGCAAGCTGCCGCTGGGATTCGAAGCCAACAATGGACAGACCGATCGCTCAGTTCGGTACCTGGCGCACAATGGCCCGGTATCTGTTTTTCTCACTCGCGATGGCGCGATTATTTCAATCAGCCGGCAGGATACGACGCCCGGCAGAACCAAGGGGTCTGTCGATCCGCGTCCCGGGCTGAGAATGCTCGCGCGCGATTCTCGCGCGGTGCGCACAGCCGCGTTCAAAGTCTCATTTGAAGGTTCCGCCAGGCGTCCGACGCTGGCCGCGACCGATCGCCTTCCCGGCACGACTAACTATTTGATTGGAAACGATCGATCGAAGTGGCATACGGGGATCAATTCCTTTGGACGGGTCAAGTATGAATCCGTCTATCCCGGAATTGATCTGGCTTTCTACGGCACCAATGGACGACTCGAGTACGACATCGATATAGCCCCTGGCGCCGACCCGAGTGCGGTGAAGATGAAGTTCGATGGCGCCGATTCACTGCGGCTCGATCGCGACGGAAATCTCATTGCCAGCGTGGGCGGTGAGCGTGGCGTTATCGGCAAGCCGGTGGCCTACCAGGCCGATGGCGCCGAGCGCCGGCCGGTGAAAGCAAGCTACGTCCTGAGCGACAAATCGAAAGTGACCGTTGCTCTGGGCGACTACGATCATACCAAGCCATTGGTCATCGATCCCTCGATACTCTATTCGACCTTTCTCGGCGGTACGATCGCCGAGGTTCAGGCGATTGCCGTCGATCCAACGGGCAATGCTTATATCACCGGATGGACCTGCTGCGGCAGCAATTTTCCACTGCTGGGCGGCGTGCAGAAGCAGCTGAACGGTATCGACAACGCGTTCGTGACCAAGCTGAATGTTACGGGCGCGCTCGTTTATTCGACCTACCTCGGCGGAAGCCAGACTGATGTCGCAACCGGTATCGCGTTCGATACCGCCGGCGACACTTACATCAGTGGGTACACGGACTCGGCGAATTTCCCGGTAACGTCGGGCGGCGGCAGCCTGAGCGGCGGATTCGACGCGTTCCTGACGTCGCTGAATCCAGCCGGCAACTCGATTCGCTATTCGATGTATCTCGGCGGCAGCGGCGATGATCTCGGCATGGGCGTCGCGGCGGAGCCGGGCGGCACCGCATATATTACCGGGCAAACGTTTTCCGACGATTTCCCGACTACGATCAGCAATGCGTACCAGACCGAGAATCCAAGTAATGGCGTTGTCAGTTCCGGCTTCCTGACCCGGATTGATCCCCCCACGACTACGGGTGGTTCGCCGACGATGTCCTATTCGACATACTTCGGCGGCCCCGCCCCAAGCGCAAACACGCCGACCGGCGTGACCTTCCTGAACGGAGCGGCTTACGGTGGTGTAACCGGCACGGTCTGGGTGGCAGGCGGCGGCGGCGGATCGGCGCCAGTGACTATCCCGCAGTTCGGCGGAATACTCGATGCGATCGTTGCGACCTTCGACACGACCAAGGCGTCATCACAGTCGCTGATTTTCTCGCGCTTTCTCGGCGGCAGCAGTATCGATGTGGCGACGGGTATTGCGACGGGATCGAACTGCACAGTTCCGTGCGCGGCTACCGTGGGCGGATATACGTTCTCGGCGGACCTGCCAAATTCCAGAAGTGCATTCGGCGGTCTGGAAGATGGATTCATCGCGAAGATTGATTCGCGCAGCGGTATCAACAGCATCAACTATATAGGCACCACCGGTTTTGACGACGCATTCGCGGTCGGCATGGACTCGTCGGGGCAGCAATATATCGGCGGCACCACCTTCCGCGTATCGGAGGCCAGTCAAACCGAGCCGCTGCAGCCGACGCCCGCGATCAACGGCGGGCTGTTTACCAGCACCACCAATAGCCAGACCTTCTCGATTATATCCGATGCGGGTTGGAAATCGACTTTTGGCTCAGTGAGTCCCCAAGCGCTTGCGATCGATAACACAATCCCGACCAATCAAATTCCCAGCGGCACGATAATCTATGCGGGCACCAATACGATGGGCCTGTACCGCAGCACCGACCTGGGCAAGACGTTTTTCTCCGTGACGACCTTTCTCAGCGCTCAGGTGTCGGCGATCGCGATCGCCAAGACGTTCGGCCATACCGGACCGCAACCAGTCTACGTAACCGCTAATAATCAGCTCTATACCTCCGGGGATGGCGGGCAATCGTTCGGAGCCATAAGCTCGCTGCCCGCTGGCTCCGGCTTGCCGGCTAATTCTTACTGGGTTGCGTCGGACCTGACCGGCGGCCTCATTTCGAATCCCGGGTCACCAAGTTCCAACGTGCTGGTATGGCAAGGCAACAAGAATGGGTTCTATATCAGCACCAACCAGGGCGCGACCTTTGCGGCCTCGACCGGCATCGCGGGAGCGGGGCAGCGTACGCAAGTCTTTTCCGGCATCGAGGATGTGAAGCACGCCATCCTTTATATCGGTACCGACAAGGGAATCTTTGTCAGTACTGACTCCGGGTTTACATTCGCGCCGACCAACGTCAATTCCGACGTCATCCTGTCGATGGCGATCGATACCACTACCACCCCATACACCGTATATGCCGGCACGTTCGGAGACGGCGTGATCGCCAGCAATGATGGTTTCATCAATAATCTGCGGCAAACGGCGGTCGTGCCGAACTCGGTTTTCAACTACGTCGCGGTGGATGACGCAAGCTCGAATCCGGCCATTGTTTACGCAGGTGTGGGCGACAATCAGCGCATGGGTACGCTCTGGAAGAGCTCCAACGCGGCTGCCACCTTCAGCCGTATCGATTCGGCCAGTCAGCCGTGCTGCATGTTCCCGCTCGCGGTGACAAACGGCAAGTTGTTCGCGGGCAATTATCGCGAGTCAGATGGGTACTTCTACATTCTTCAGTCGAGCGGGAGTTTCAAATTCGCGTCGTCGCTCGGCGGAGGAAATTACGACGAAATCACCGGAATCGGCGCCAGCAGCAATGGCGATACTTTCCTTGCCGGGCTGACATTTTCAAGCGACTTCCCACTCTTGAACCCGGCGCAAAAGAAGTTCGGCAACACCTCGACGGCGCCGATCGTGAACGGATTCGCAACTCGGCTGGGATTTACCAGTACCGG